The nucleotide window ACTCGGATgagaaatcatctcaatttgGGGAACGTGAAGCCCAATGAGGTCCCAGAAGATACCGTTAAAGCTGTTGCCGAGACCCTTACAAAATCTACTTCTCTAAAGGTTTCTGAAGATGGTAGGTTTTGttctctcattttccctttTATAGTCCAGTTTTTCCAAGAGAATGAAgcaaaagaaaggagaaaaaagttAATCATATTTTCCAATATTTATGAGATTTACCTGGTATAGGAATATCATaataagagtaaaaaaaaatagaagaaaggatagagtttttcttttaattagtGGGGGGGATGGATTTGGTTCTAAGATTTTTGAGgctgattaatattttttacatcgtttccttttcttttattattttccagGGAGAAAGATTGGTAGAACTACTGAACTCCCAAAGCCAGAAGACGTAATCGAGCAACTAGACATAAGAACAATAGCTGCATCGCCGTTAGAGTATGGTGTGACCCAAGAAGATTTAGAGATTTTCTTTGGTCAATTTGCCAAGGTATTGCCATGTTGTCATTTTATAACAGTAggaaactaataaaaaaaatttgtatcaGTAAGAAACTAAAACAgcagcatgttttttttttttaatatgaacaaAAATTTAATGTATCCAAGGCATGGGGACATTGGGGAGCCCTGAGAAGTATGCAGCTACTTGTACTTGTCCAAGGCCATCAATACTCCGGGGCATGCTTTGTCTGTTGTACCTATTAATATCTCAAAAGGGTTATGTAATCAATCATACATTTCTCTCTAAATTCACCCTGCCAATTGGGGTTCCAACTTCTCAACAATACCATCCCAGATTGTTTTCAGCTTAAAGATGCCCTTAAAGGAAGCCTTAAATACTTCATAAGTAGGCCTGCCACCTACATCCCAGGATCTAGCCAAATCACCGATATATGCGACGGCCCCCACATGACCTAACTCTGACTTGGCGCTAGTTCTTTGAAAAACTTGGCCATTGTGTTAGTCTTTTACTAGAAGTCATGGTGGCATTAGATCTTGCAATTCAACATACTTCAGGAAATATATATCTGATATTTTTAGTTATGCTTCTGTGTATATGAGTTTATTTACCCTTTTCAGGTTAATAGTGTGAGGCTGCCCCGTCACATTGGTGACAAAAGGTTCTTTTGCGGTACTGCTTTGATTGAGTTTTCTACAGAGGAGGATGCTGAAAAGGTTTCGAAGCAAGGCTTGGTTTATGCGGGTGTTGCTTTAGAACTAAAACCAAAGTAAGCTCTGTCCCTAGCTAGGGGGTAAATAAAATCCCACCATCTTGATTTGTTTTGAAtgaatattagttttttaatgAACCATTATTATGATGTTCAATGATGTTTTTTGGTCTGTTCTGATTAAGGTTAACCGTCTAATGGACAGTAGTCTTGttgaaataatcaaaatgtTTGTAAGGAACGTAATTGGTCTGATGTTCATCTGTCATAAACGGTGCTGAAGCCTGAGGATCATAATCTCCAATGGTATTGATGTTCTTTATTCTTTGCATGAAGAAGAGGACAAACTAAGACgctaacttataaaaaaaaaaatagaagaagaagagaatggcAAAAACAGTTGAATTTTCatgcaatttatttttgttgctttcATTTAGGTACCAGGAAGACATTCCTACTAATATGCAATTACAATGGGGAAAATAGTGGTACATTATAATTGTTTGGTTGGGGGTATATTGCCGGAATTGAAAGTTTGGGCAAGACATTGCATATTGCATCGTAGTTTGAAAGGAGGGGGGTTTGTGTATTTTTCCCCACCTTTTCTAATTCATGCCTGTTCATGTTCATTATTTTTATCCTGTCACATGTTCCCAACAAGAAGTTTTCAATTTCAGGAGGGATTTTGACATAGAGAGAGCAAGAGAAACAGAGGAACATGAGAAGGCTCTTTCTCTCAGGGGTCCAAATTATAAGAATAACTCAAATGCAGAGTCAAAGTATGTAGCGGATACCACTGCATGTTTACTATTTAACTTTCGTAGCCTAGGTGGAACAACTTAGTGTTAACTTCCTTCACAATGATTGCAGCTACCCTAAAGgcttaattatttcatttacaCTAAAGAGCAAGTCAGATGGAGATTCCACAGGACAAAATGGTACTAATGTCACAGCCAATGACTGCGAAACTGCTTGCAAAACAGACGGGGTATTAGATTCTTCAGAAAATGCGAATGGAGAAACTGAAAAGGTGGTGGTAGAAAATGTTAATAAAGATGGACAAATGCCAGGAGAGAATAGTGAGATGGGTGATGAAGAAAAGGATGACGAGAATAATGGTATGGGgagtgaagaaaatgaaaatgaaaatgaaaatgaagacaAAGAGAAGTCTCCCAAAGGTCCCACTAAAATAGTTTGCGAGAAAGAACAGAGAGTTAATGCTGCTGCCTACAAGGACGACATGAATGTTGTTTTGCGTGAGGATCTGAAAGTTGTCTTTCAACAGTTTGGCACAGTCAAGGTATCTTCTGGATTCTTCTTCCTATTCTTTTGCTTGAGATGTTAGATACCAAAATAGATTGAAACTTAGGGTAGAACTTAGGGTAGACACCTTATCTTCTTGCCTCATTCTTTTCATGTAGTATCCTTTAAAGATCCCACCTTTTCCCAActatattttgatcataaaaCATGAAGAAATATGCCAACCCAAGTGGTTTGTGTTCTTGTTGGCAAATTTGCATATCTTTTTCTTGTGTCATATGGTCATTACGTTGAAAAAGATCTTCAGTCGCATCCAAAATCTTTTGGTTAATTCTGACACATTTATTTGTATGTACTTTTTCCTGGTGAAGTACATTGATTTCAAGCTTGGAGCAGATTCTGGATACATTCGGTTTGAAGAACCTGAAGCAGCCCAGAAAGCTCGTGCTGCTGCTGTCCTTTCTGAACAAGAGGGCCTCCTTGTTAAGAATTACATTGCCATTCTAGAACCACTCACTGGTAGGTAGCAACTTTTATCTTCACAATTTTGATAGGTTATATGAAAGCTCAGTATTGCATgatgattcattttcttttcctagtTGTAGTCTTGGAATGTGAATTACAATGAGCTATGGtgggatttttattttccaagtgatggaaaataataaagttCGTAAATTAGTATGCTTCAGAGTTACATGCTTTACATTCTGGTGTTTGCCATTGATGAGATGAGGCAAGGCACGCTGAATTCTTGATGAATTTGACCATTGCTAGTAGGTTTTTGCTTCTGGAGAAAATCTTTAGATTGGTTGCTAATAATGAAACATGTATCTTGCGATACGAATTTGTATTGGCCAgaacttaaatttatataatgcaATTATGCTTGTCTGCCCCCTTGATGACTATATTTATAGCCTTAGTTATTTCCATcatgaaatgagactaatagAGTGAGTGCAATTTGTTTTGCCTTATATGCTTTCAGGTGAGGTTGAAAGGGAGTACTGGAGCGTTCTCCGTGGTAGTCAGGAAAAGCACAGGGAAATCAAGGGACACCGAGGAAGGTTAGTATATGAGTATACAAGTGTCCTATTTTTACATGTTCATCTAGTTCAGAATGTTTTGGCTGCACTTTTTGTTGTTGTCGTCACCTGCAACACCTATGTAAATATTTctcagtatttatttatttttctaatttatttgcGCATCGTAGGGGAGGAAAATACAATAGAGGTGGGAGACATGGTCGCTACAGGGAAAATGATACTGCAACTGGTCGCCCAAATAAAGCCCAGAAAGTTGGAGCCACATGAGCAATTTTTGAAGCTTCAATCAGTTATGGGATCATTTTTCCAGGACACCTATAGACTTCTGGGGAAGAAGAAGTCCCCTCTCCTTGCTTCTCGATCCCCCGGTGTCTCTCATCTTTTCTAGTTTATGCACTTCTTCATAATCTATAGTAATGTATTTTGCTCCCTTCCCGTTCAATGTAAACTCGACTAATTTAACTTGTCTCTGAAGATAAGTTCGCCTTTGTGATCCCGTGATGTCAAACTTGTTCTTCACAAATTTTGCTagttgttttaatttattactattctttGAGTCAATCCCACATATCTACCTCTCATGGCAAGTTCCCCTTGTGATTCTGTAATTTTGAACTAGTCACCAATGCGCTTCTCTTTATCTACCTTTCAGCTTGAGATTTTGAACCTGTTTCGTTCACCCCATCCAAATTGTGGTCGTgagatcttataatatttattgtggTACTGTTCATAAGATCGGACCCATTCAAACACACGTAAATCAGGGTTACAGGATACAGCAAAGAGCTTTGCCACACAACCTCCACTATActctatacttttttaaatttttaatatttttaaaaattttttttttgagtttattctttttaaattatttcaaatttttttatttattattcatataataaatatttaataaaagaaaaaaataataaaaattaaaaataatgtggagtgtggagtgttaagaGATTGTGATGATTTTTTGTACAACAAATGGTAATTCAAAAGTCAAAGATCtgctttaataattaatttaatttttttaaataaatatcaattcaaattttttaaattttaaaataaaaataatattaaaaaaatatattttaataatattttatttaatttttaatttttatttcaatttatcttataaaaaaataaaaagaggccTAAAAATGGAGAGagctttatttaaaaaaaaaaatcatgttatatattattctcttatttaaaTGATACTTCCCATcattattactctttttttttaacgaaaataaaagtaatatgtTACACAAAACGAGATTTTTGAAATATTACTTTGCTGAAGAACAATAATTTGTCGGTTCAACTTGTGGAAAAAGACCAAACAACGATTATCAAAAGTGTCGCGATTTCCACGTGTCTATATCTCACCCGTTCACTCACTGAAACCTGCTCGGCCTTTAACCATAGGTTTTGAAACTCCCGAGTCCGCCTTAAATGTTTGAATAAGCTACGGAACCttttcgctctctctctcaaattttctCCTCTCTACTCCGAAGTTCATTTGCAGATCGACTCTCTCTGCTACTTTTTGCATATCTTCCTTCGTCTGGATCTGCAAATGCGCATCGTTATGATCACACCATTACTTTTCTCTCCCGTTCGATTCTCTTCGTTTCGCATTCTATAGCTCAGTTTGTTGAGTGCCTACCTTAGGTAGGTTTTCGCTTGCTTCAACTTGAAATATGTTTCTTCGATGTTATTTTTCAGTTTCAACGAGCTTAGGATAGAATCGAATTTTAGTTATTCAAGTCAACTAAGCTtgaaatttatctcatttttcttgCAATCTATccagattttttaatttaattttccgTATTTGAGATCGATGGATTTTAGGTTTTCTTTTGGAACATCTTCAATGTTTTGTCGGATGCATAGTATATTGCTTATGAATTAC belongs to Juglans regia cultivar Chandler chromosome 8, Walnut 2.0, whole genome shotgun sequence and includes:
- the LOC108984308 gene encoding la protein 1 — encoded protein: MATPSLDEDTAKKVLRQVEFYFSDSNLPRDNFLKKSISESDDGMVDLALICSFTRMRNHLNLGNVKPNEVPEDTVKAVAETLTKSTSLKVSEDGRKIGRTTELPKPEDVIEQLDIRTIAASPLEYGVTQEDLEIFFGQFAKVNSVRLPRHIGDKRFFCGTALIEFSTEEDAEKVSKQGLVYAGVALELKPKRDFDIERARETEEHEKALSLRGPNYKNNSNAESNYPKGLIISFTLKSKSDGDSTGQNGTNVTANDCETACKTDGVLDSSENANGETEKVVVENVNKDGQMPGENSEMGDEEKDDENNGMGSEENENENENEDKEKSPKGPTKIVCEKEQRVNAAAYKDDMNVVLREDLKVVFQQFGTVKYIDFKLGADSGYIRFEEPEAAQKARAAAVLSEQEGLLVKNYIAILEPLTGEVEREYWSVLRGSQEKHREIKGHRGRGGKYNRGGRHGRYRENDTATGRPNKAQKVGAT